Proteins co-encoded in one Arthrobacter globiformis genomic window:
- a CDS encoding carbohydrate ABC transporter permease, whose protein sequence is MTILSPPTQARTADASEYNPKADSRAAKRARGIVFHAVSLALIAVVLYPALWMVSSAFKPSSEIIGNSSIWSSNFSFDNFVTAMGGIGGVSTAQFFANSVVLALASVIGTVLSATVSAYAFARIKFPGRSIFFGMMIATLLLPFHVVIIPQYIVFQQLGLVDTYIPLLIGKFLAADAFFVFLMVQFMRNLPRELDEAAIIDGAGHVRIFCSIMLPLMKPALISSSIFAFIWSWNDFLGPLLYLNSPEKYPLPLALRLFVDQTQSSDYGAMIAMSVLALLPVLVFFLIFQRYIVEGVSTQGLKG, encoded by the coding sequence ATGACCATACTCAGCCCACCCACCCAAGCCCGGACCGCTGATGCGTCCGAGTACAACCCCAAGGCCGACTCCCGCGCGGCCAAGCGCGCCCGCGGCATCGTGTTTCACGCCGTCTCGCTGGCCCTCATCGCCGTCGTGCTCTACCCGGCGCTGTGGATGGTCAGCTCGGCCTTCAAACCCAGCAGTGAGATCATCGGCAACTCGTCGATCTGGAGCTCAAACTTCAGCTTCGACAACTTCGTGACCGCGATGGGCGGCATTGGCGGTGTCTCCACGGCTCAGTTCTTCGCGAACTCGGTGGTGCTGGCCCTCGCCTCGGTGATCGGGACGGTGCTCTCGGCGACCGTTTCCGCCTACGCCTTCGCCCGGATCAAGTTCCCCGGCCGCAGTATCTTCTTCGGCATGATGATCGCCACCCTGCTGCTGCCGTTCCACGTGGTGATCATCCCGCAGTACATCGTCTTCCAGCAGCTGGGGCTCGTGGACACCTACATTCCCCTGCTGATCGGGAAGTTCCTGGCCGCGGATGCCTTCTTCGTTTTCCTCATGGTGCAGTTCATGCGCAACCTGCCCCGGGAGTTGGACGAGGCAGCGATCATCGACGGCGCGGGCCACGTGCGGATCTTCTGCAGCATCATGCTGCCGCTGATGAAGCCGGCCCTCATCAGCTCGTCCATTTTCGCCTTCATCTGGAGTTGGAACGACTTCCTGGGCCCGCTGCTCTACCTGAACTCACCGGAAAAGTACCCGCTGCCCCTGGCCCTCCGGCTCTTCGTCGACCAGACCCAGAGCTCCGACTACGGCGCGATGATCGCCATGTCGGTCCTGGCCCTGCTCCCTGTGCTGGTGTTCTTCCTGATCTTCCAGCGCTACATCGTGGAGGGCGTCTCCACCCAGGGCCTCAAGGGCTGA
- a CDS encoding ABC transporter substrate-binding protein, protein MPLFPRPASAAAPGADPAKLAKQAKPKRRLRATAAVAAAAAAVLALSACGGPAQSSADGKVEPRFSWWGGDKRAQVTQAAIAAFEAENPNIKIKAEYGDWSGYWDKLATQVAANDAPDIIQMDEKYITEYSSRGALLDLSKYGIDTSKLDEAALNAGKSEDGLTGIAAGINAATILANPAVFKAAGVALPDDKTWTWEDFERISAEVTAKSPKGTYGAAAYGTDEASLGVWLRQNGKSLYTPDGKLGFEPSDIAGWWDFLKQLSEKKAVPSASEVVEAEAAPLDQSGLATGKNGLAFWWSNQLPALEKAAGGELQVLRFPSKTGKAADTQLWYKASQFWSASSRTKHPEEVAKFINFLANDTKAGEILLADRGVYPNSQVRAAIQSKLTPADVKVVKFIDQIKGELGEAPAPPPKGAGAIQEIIKRYSSEVLFNRLSTQDAGTKAVDEMKSAISS, encoded by the coding sequence GTGCCACTCTTTCCCCGGCCCGCATCGGCAGCCGCACCCGGCGCCGACCCAGCAAAACTAGCAAAACAAGCAAAACCAAAACGCCGCCTCCGCGCCACCGCGGCCGTGGCCGCCGCAGCCGCCGCCGTCCTTGCCCTGAGTGCCTGCGGCGGACCCGCCCAGTCCAGTGCAGACGGCAAGGTGGAACCGCGGTTCTCCTGGTGGGGCGGCGACAAGCGCGCCCAAGTAACCCAGGCCGCCATCGCGGCGTTTGAGGCGGAGAATCCCAACATCAAGATCAAGGCCGAATACGGCGACTGGAGCGGCTACTGGGACAAGCTCGCCACCCAGGTTGCCGCCAACGATGCACCGGACATTATCCAGATGGACGAGAAGTACATCACCGAATACTCCTCCCGCGGTGCACTGCTGGACCTTTCCAAGTACGGCATCGACACCTCGAAGCTGGACGAGGCGGCCCTGAACGCCGGCAAGAGCGAAGACGGCCTCACCGGCATCGCCGCAGGCATCAACGCGGCGACCATCCTTGCCAACCCGGCGGTGTTCAAGGCGGCCGGTGTGGCGCTCCCGGATGACAAGACCTGGACCTGGGAGGACTTCGAGCGCATCTCGGCCGAGGTGACCGCCAAGTCTCCCAAGGGAACCTACGGAGCCGCCGCCTACGGCACCGACGAGGCCTCCCTCGGCGTCTGGCTGCGGCAGAACGGCAAGTCCCTCTACACCCCGGACGGCAAGCTCGGGTTCGAACCGTCGGACATCGCCGGCTGGTGGGACTTCCTCAAGCAGCTGAGCGAGAAGAAGGCCGTTCCCTCGGCCTCGGAGGTAGTCGAGGCCGAGGCGGCCCCGCTGGACCAGAGCGGCCTGGCCACCGGCAAGAACGGGCTGGCCTTCTGGTGGTCCAACCAGCTGCCGGCACTGGAGAAGGCTGCCGGCGGTGAGCTGCAGGTGCTCAGGTTCCCCTCCAAGACGGGCAAGGCGGCGGACACCCAGCTCTGGTACAAGGCCTCCCAGTTCTGGTCCGCATCCTCTCGGACCAAGCACCCCGAGGAGGTGGCCAAGTTCATCAACTTCCTGGCCAACGACACGAAGGCCGGCGAAATCCTGCTGGCAGACCGCGGCGTCTACCCCAACTCCCAGGTCCGTGCCGCAATCCAGTCCAAGCTGACTCCCGCCGACGTCAAGGTGGTCAAGTTCATTGACCAGATCAAGGGCGAACTCGGCGAGGCCCCGGCGCCGCCGCCGAAGGGCGCGGGCGCCATCCAGGAGATCATCAAGCGCTACAGCTCCGAGGTGCTGTTCAACAGGCTCTCCACCCAGGACGCCGGCACGAAAGCCGTGGACGAGATGAAGTCCGCGATCAGCAGTTAG
- a CDS encoding ABC transporter substrate-binding protein encodes MISRRKFLTAVAAGTVSAATLAACGAPAGQTGSADNPVTITYTWWGNDDRAERTRKAIAVFEKKNPDVKVNGNFTDFAGYWQKRATEAAGGGLPDVMQWDLSYLRDYAQRNQLLDLGTVKINTDAFDKTLLPSGQIRGKTYGIPTSTNAFAVYYDPAKLKEIGVAEPAGTWTYAEYKAWLTKIGQAGGGKYFGGSDFTGIWWQFNIWLRQKGIDAFTGDGKLGFSKDDLRTWLNMNSDLRGTNAVVPADRSAQVKPKSPFGSNLTVSENTWDNFMAGYLKDSGAKELKLVPIPSDDPENLGLFLKPSMLMVASAKTKYKDAAARFIDFMVNDPEVGDIFKTSRGVPASKTQRDGTTFEGTDKAVVDYETSIGKYLKDAPEPPIVGFGTLEAAFLRVNEDLNYGKFTVDGAVDQWFKEAEDVIKQNA; translated from the coding sequence ATGATCAGCAGAAGGAAATTTCTTACCGCGGTGGCGGCAGGAACGGTGTCCGCAGCTACGCTGGCCGCGTGCGGTGCACCGGCAGGCCAGACAGGCTCCGCCGACAACCCCGTAACCATCACCTACACGTGGTGGGGCAACGACGACCGGGCGGAGCGCACCCGCAAGGCCATCGCCGTGTTCGAGAAGAAGAACCCGGACGTCAAGGTCAACGGCAACTTCACCGACTTCGCCGGCTACTGGCAGAAGCGCGCCACCGAGGCCGCCGGCGGCGGACTCCCGGACGTCATGCAGTGGGACCTTTCCTACCTGCGCGACTACGCCCAGCGGAACCAGCTCCTGGATCTCGGCACCGTCAAGATCAACACCGACGCCTTCGACAAGACCCTGCTGCCGTCCGGCCAGATCCGGGGCAAGACCTACGGCATCCCCACCAGCACCAACGCCTTCGCCGTCTACTACGATCCGGCCAAACTCAAGGAAATCGGCGTGGCCGAGCCGGCCGGCACGTGGACCTATGCAGAGTACAAGGCCTGGCTCACCAAGATCGGGCAGGCCGGCGGCGGAAAGTACTTCGGTGGGTCCGATTTCACCGGCATCTGGTGGCAGTTCAACATCTGGCTGCGGCAGAAGGGCATCGACGCCTTCACCGGTGACGGCAAGCTCGGCTTCAGCAAGGACGACCTGCGCACCTGGCTGAACATGAACTCAGACCTCCGCGGCACCAACGCCGTGGTCCCGGCGGACCGCAGCGCCCAGGTCAAGCCGAAGAGCCCGTTCGGCTCCAACCTCACCGTCTCGGAGAACACCTGGGACAACTTCATGGCCGGCTACCTCAAGGACAGCGGAGCCAAGGAGCTCAAGCTGGTGCCCATCCCGTCCGATGATCCGGAAAACCTCGGCCTGTTCCTCAAGCCGTCCATGCTCATGGTGGCCAGCGCCAAGACCAAGTACAAAGACGCGGCCGCCCGCTTCATCGACTTCATGGTCAACGACCCCGAGGTGGGCGACATCTTCAAGACCTCCCGCGGTGTGCCCGCCTCCAAGACGCAGCGGGACGGCACCACCTTCGAAGGCACCGACAAAGCCGTGGTCGACTACGAAACCTCCATCGGCAAGTACCTCAAGGACGCCCCAGAACCCCCGATCGTCGGCTTCGGCACCCTCGAGGCCGCCTTCCTGCGGGTCAACGAGGACCTGAACTACGGCAAGTTCACTGTGGACGGAGCCGTGGACCAGTGGTTCAAGGAAGCCGAAGACGTCATCAAACAGAACGCGTAG
- a CDS encoding MFS transporter — MYQEKASGQPKSTDGRWYRPLAQRNYRIFAGIQLAGGTGVWMQRLAQDWLVLQLTGSPAAVGVAVALQFLPLLVVGPLGGVVVDLFPKRRILLLCQSATAVLAGGLAVWDAGGSIAVEVVYASCILLGITSALDGPARQVFVNEVVGDAGLPVAIGLNNAIGQLGAMAGPALGGLVVAGAGSAAAFAANAVLCLAVLAMIAAIRPGELHPGTPAVRGRGRVLAGFRYVRDRPRLLLVMMLAGLLGAFGMNGPVVLAAFASSVWHSGAAGFGLFNTLSAVGALAGAVVASRLQRFGRKGIVASAGLFGLAQLIAAVMPSPELFMAMLVAVGFMTLLFLTSAATAVQLEAGAGVRGRVMALYLPLLLGGHALGGLLAGWLTEWLGVRAGLVVTGALGMVSAAVIACLLWLHGRRTAA; from the coding sequence ATTTATCAGGAAAAGGCCTCCGGACAACCGAAGTCCACGGACGGCAGGTGGTACCGGCCCCTCGCGCAGCGCAACTACCGCATCTTCGCGGGCATTCAGCTCGCGGGAGGCACGGGCGTCTGGATGCAGCGGCTTGCCCAGGACTGGCTGGTGCTGCAGCTGACCGGAAGCCCGGCCGCGGTGGGCGTTGCCGTGGCGCTGCAGTTCCTGCCCCTGCTGGTGGTGGGGCCGCTCGGCGGCGTGGTTGTGGATCTCTTTCCCAAGCGCCGCATCCTTCTTCTTTGCCAGTCCGCCACCGCCGTCCTGGCCGGCGGCCTCGCCGTCTGGGACGCTGGCGGCAGCATCGCCGTCGAGGTTGTCTACGCCAGCTGCATCCTGCTGGGCATCACCAGCGCCCTGGACGGCCCAGCCCGCCAGGTGTTCGTGAACGAAGTGGTGGGCGACGCCGGCCTTCCGGTGGCAATCGGACTCAACAACGCCATCGGGCAGCTCGGGGCCATGGCCGGGCCGGCCCTGGGCGGGCTCGTGGTCGCCGGGGCCGGATCCGCGGCCGCCTTCGCGGCCAACGCCGTGCTGTGCCTGGCGGTGCTGGCCATGATTGCCGCCATCCGGCCGGGCGAACTCCACCCGGGCACGCCTGCGGTCCGCGGCCGGGGCCGGGTGCTTGCGGGCTTCCGTTACGTGCGCGACCGCCCGCGGCTGCTCCTGGTAATGATGCTCGCCGGGTTGCTCGGCGCATTCGGGATGAACGGGCCGGTGGTGCTGGCCGCCTTTGCCAGCTCGGTTTGGCACAGCGGCGCAGCCGGCTTTGGCTTGTTCAACACCCTGAGCGCTGTGGGGGCCCTTGCCGGCGCCGTCGTGGCGTCCAGGCTGCAGCGGTTCGGCCGGAAGGGCATCGTGGCCAGCGCCGGGCTCTTTGGACTCGCACAGCTCATCGCCGCCGTCATGCCCAGCCCGGAGCTGTTCATGGCGATGCTGGTGGCGGTCGGTTTCATGACCCTGCTGTTCCTCACCAGCGCCGCCACGGCCGTGCAGCTGGAGGCCGGGGCGGGTGTCCGGGGCCGCGTCATGGCCCTATACCTGCCGCTCCTGCTGGGCGGCCATGCGCTCGGCGGGCTGCTGGCCGGCTGGCTGACGGAGTGGCTCGGCGTCCGGGCGGGGCTGGTGGTGACCGGCGCGCTGGGGATGGTTTCCGCCGCCGTGATTGCGTGCCTGCTGTGGCTCCACGGCCGCCGGACGGCTGCTTAA
- a CDS encoding DUF6807 family protein: MDTPLTRPNQPTRPNQPTRPNQPTQPAREAAGTAPGTQLLSNESVAPVGRAADPATPHRTGPARIALIGVHGFGAHHLKNLDRLTQAGAVELVAVADPNPPSPGALPDSTAVHPDLRSLLAGKHSPDVIIVATPIQTHAPLALATLASGADLYLEKPPVASLADFRQLQEAAEASGRSVQIGFQSLGSQALAAIDKLLQDGTIGTLQGIGATGRWVRDRAYYKRSRWAGKRSLDGVDVVDGVATNPLAHAIATALRIAGARTVEDVASVETDLYRANDIESDDTSVIRIRTAAGLPITCALTLCASEAVEPYITLQGSEGTAVFHYTEDRLDISNAGGERSQEFGRDDLTENLLEHLATGKELTSALNDSGAFMLVLEAVRTAEPPVPVSPAHVLWKGEGDAAHAVIAGIEDALERAISAHATFSELALPWARPADPAKAGTLFNAGGRPVAVLRTGAGLNEALSPRPYLHPVATLGGTVVTEHLPADHPWHLGAGFALQDVNGTNFWGGKTYTRDAGAYVSRQDHGRIELLGANDDEPDTRQLRWLGRDGQPLLTEQRTLSCEILGERVWRMDVSSEVTAVVDVSLGSPGSNGAAGSGYGGFFWRLPACSGARIFTSDAEGEPAVHGAVAPWLAWTASFGEVPGIRSGQPATLVFRAPDEAADPWFVRCSGYPAVGSALAWDRPVALAAGQSLRRSLSVWMCDGELSPAAVESLVSRR; the protein is encoded by the coding sequence ATGGATACCCCGCTGACCCGGCCCAACCAACCAACCCGGCCCAACCAACCAACCCGGCCCAACCAACCAACCCAGCCTGCGAGAGAGGCTGCGGGCACCGCGCCCGGCACACAGTTACTGTCCAATGAAAGCGTTGCGCCTGTTGGGCGAGCCGCGGACCCTGCGACCCCGCACCGCACTGGTCCTGCCCGGATCGCCCTGATCGGTGTCCACGGCTTCGGCGCCCACCACCTGAAGAACCTGGACCGGCTGACCCAGGCCGGCGCGGTGGAACTCGTGGCCGTGGCGGACCCGAATCCTCCGTCCCCGGGCGCGTTGCCGGACTCGACGGCTGTCCACCCCGATCTGCGGTCCCTCCTGGCCGGCAAGCACAGCCCCGACGTGATCATTGTCGCCACCCCCATCCAGACCCACGCGCCGCTGGCCCTGGCCACCCTGGCCTCCGGCGCGGACCTCTACCTGGAGAAACCCCCGGTGGCATCGCTGGCCGACTTCCGGCAGCTGCAGGAGGCCGCCGAAGCATCCGGCCGCAGCGTGCAGATCGGGTTCCAGAGCCTCGGATCGCAGGCGCTGGCCGCCATCGACAAGCTCCTCCAGGACGGCACAATCGGCACCCTGCAGGGAATCGGTGCGACCGGACGCTGGGTGCGGGACCGGGCCTATTACAAGCGCTCCCGATGGGCCGGCAAGCGGAGCCTGGACGGTGTGGACGTGGTGGACGGCGTCGCCACCAATCCCCTGGCACACGCCATCGCCACTGCCCTGCGCATCGCGGGCGCCCGCACCGTGGAGGACGTCGCCTCCGTGGAGACGGACCTCTACCGTGCGAACGACATCGAGTCCGATGACACGTCCGTCATCAGGATCCGGACCGCCGCCGGACTGCCCATTACCTGCGCCCTGACACTCTGCGCGTCGGAGGCCGTGGAGCCCTACATCACCCTGCAGGGCTCCGAGGGAACGGCCGTTTTCCACTACACGGAGGACCGGCTGGACATCAGCAACGCGGGCGGAGAGCGCTCGCAGGAGTTCGGCCGCGACGACCTGACGGAAAACCTGCTGGAGCACCTCGCCACGGGCAAGGAACTCACCAGCGCCCTCAACGACTCCGGCGCGTTCATGCTGGTGCTCGAGGCTGTCCGCACGGCCGAGCCGCCGGTGCCGGTCAGCCCCGCCCACGTGCTCTGGAAGGGCGAGGGCGACGCGGCCCATGCCGTGATAGCCGGCATTGAGGACGCCCTGGAGCGGGCCATCAGCGCGCACGCCACCTTCAGCGAACTGGCCCTGCCGTGGGCGCGCCCCGCGGATCCCGCCAAGGCCGGCACCCTATTCAACGCCGGTGGCAGGCCGGTGGCGGTCCTGCGTACCGGTGCCGGACTCAACGAGGCGTTGTCACCACGCCCCTACCTGCACCCCGTCGCCACCCTCGGCGGAACCGTGGTGACGGAGCATCTGCCCGCCGACCACCCGTGGCATCTGGGCGCCGGCTTCGCGCTCCAGGACGTCAACGGCACCAACTTCTGGGGCGGAAAGACGTACACGCGCGACGCCGGAGCGTACGTGTCCCGGCAGGACCACGGCCGGATCGAACTGCTCGGCGCCAACGACGACGAGCCGGACACCCGGCAGCTCCGCTGGCTCGGCAGGGACGGCCAGCCCCTGCTGACCGAACAGCGGACCCTCAGCTGCGAGATCCTGGGCGAGCGCGTGTGGCGCATGGACGTGAGCAGCGAGGTGACCGCCGTCGTCGACGTTTCACTGGGCAGCCCCGGCTCCAACGGCGCCGCGGGCAGCGGCTATGGTGGCTTCTTCTGGCGCCTTCCGGCCTGCAGCGGCGCCCGCATCTTCACGTCCGACGCCGAGGGGGAACCGGCCGTCCACGGTGCCGTTGCGCCGTGGCTGGCGTGGACCGCCTCCTTCGGCGAAGTCCCCGGCATCCGGTCGGGGCAGCCCGCGACGCTCGTGTTCAGGGCGCCGGACGAGGCCGCCGATCCGTGGTTTGTCCGCTGCTCCGGCTACCCCGCCGTCGGGTCGGCCCTGGCCTGGGACAGACCGGTGGCGCTGGCCGCGGGGCAATCACTTCGGCGGAGCCTGAGCGTGTGGATGTGCGACGGCGAACTGTCGCCCGCCGCCGTCGAATCCCTGGTGAGTCGGCGTTAG
- a CDS encoding carbohydrate ABC transporter permease — protein sequence MTQTLTRHSGAPAAAPPARAPRRRGADTRAGYTFLLPWLLGFILLTVGPMLSSLYLSFTNYNLFEAPKWIGLENYTSLFQDERFLQSVGVTLGYVVFGTPLKLAAALAVALLLNAATRGQGFYRSAFYAPSLIGASVSIAIVWKAMFGDSGPVDQGLSFFGINLGGWVGNPSMTMPMMILLTVWQFGAPMVIFLAGLKQIPQELYEAASVDGAGRFRKFVNITFPMLSPVVFFNLLLETIHAFQIFASAYIISNGEGGPAGSTLFYTLYLYLRGFSDFRMGYASAMAWLLVIAVGVITLIFFRTSKSWVHYSGDAK from the coding sequence GTGACTCAGACCCTGACCCGCCACAGCGGCGCCCCAGCCGCCGCCCCGCCCGCGCGTGCACCGCGCCGGCGGGGTGCGGACACCCGTGCCGGCTACACCTTCCTGCTGCCCTGGCTGCTGGGCTTCATTCTCCTGACCGTGGGCCCGATGCTGTCCTCGCTCTACCTCTCCTTCACCAACTACAACCTCTTCGAGGCGCCCAAGTGGATCGGCCTCGAGAACTACACCAGCCTGTTCCAGGACGAGCGCTTCCTGCAGTCGGTGGGCGTCACGCTGGGCTACGTGGTGTTCGGAACCCCGCTGAAGCTTGCCGCGGCGCTCGCGGTGGCCCTGCTGCTCAACGCTGCCACCCGCGGCCAGGGTTTCTACCGCTCGGCTTTCTATGCGCCCTCGCTGATCGGGGCCAGCGTCTCGATCGCGATCGTGTGGAAGGCCATGTTCGGCGACTCCGGCCCGGTGGATCAGGGCCTGTCCTTCTTCGGCATCAACCTCGGCGGCTGGGTGGGCAACCCGTCCATGACCATGCCCATGATGATCCTGCTGACGGTCTGGCAGTTCGGCGCCCCCATGGTGATCTTCCTGGCCGGCCTGAAGCAGATCCCGCAGGAGCTGTACGAGGCTGCCTCCGTGGACGGCGCCGGCCGGTTCCGGAAGTTCGTGAACATCACGTTCCCGATGCTCTCCCCGGTGGTCTTCTTCAACCTCCTCCTGGAGACAATCCACGCGTTCCAGATCTTCGCCTCGGCCTACATCATCTCCAACGGTGAAGGCGGCCCGGCCGGCTCCACCCTCTTCTACACCCTCTACCTCTACCTCCGGGGCTTCAGCGACTTCCGGATGGGCTATGCCTCCGCCATGGCCTGGCTGCTGGTGATCGCCGTCGGCGTCATCACGCTGATCTTCTTCCGTACCTCCAAGTCCTGGGTCCACTACAGCGGTGATGCAAAATGA
- a CDS encoding beta-galactosidase, giving the protein MPTPASPPPTPAWNSGSGLAFGGDYNPEQWPADVRLEDIGLMKEAGVTLLSVAIFSWALLEPREGEYDFSWLDEVLDNLDGAGIKVALATATAAPPAWLVRKHPEVLPVTAEGTVLERGSRRHYSPSSAVYRRYATGITRKLAERYRDHPALALWHVDNELGCHVSEFYGEEDAAAFRRWLERRYGSIEALNEAWGTAFWSQHYASFEEIIPPRAAPTTLNPTQRLDFQRFSSWVLMDYYRSLLAVIREVTPDVPATTNLMVSSATKSMDYFDWAKDLDVVANDHYLVAADPEREIELAFSADLTRGVAGNRPWILMEHSTSAVNWQPRNQPKMPGELLRNSLAHVARGADAVMFFQWRQSVAGAEKFHSAMVPHGGRGTRVWREVVALGEALKRLGPVKGSTVESRVAIVFDYEAWWASELDSHPSEDVKYLDLLRAFHRSLFRRGVGVDFVHPAADLGGYDLVLVCTLYCVTDAAAANIARAAEAGATVLVSYFSGIVDERDHIRLGGYPGAFRELLGIRTEEFHPLLEGGRVTLSDGTVGRIWSEHVHAESAEPLATFTSYPLDGIPALTRRTAGGGAAWYLATLPDRDGIERLLDRLLAEAGVAASAEAAAGVELTRRVTADGRRFLFAINHGREDAAVKADGEELLGGGRFGGSVPGGGVAVIAED; this is encoded by the coding sequence ATGCCCACCCCAGCGTCCCCTCCCCCAACCCCGGCCTGGAACAGCGGTTCCGGCCTGGCATTCGGCGGTGACTACAATCCCGAGCAGTGGCCGGCCGACGTCCGGCTGGAGGACATCGGGCTCATGAAGGAGGCCGGCGTGACCCTCCTCAGCGTGGCCATTTTTTCGTGGGCGCTCCTGGAGCCACGTGAAGGGGAGTACGACTTTTCCTGGCTGGATGAGGTGCTGGACAACCTGGATGGCGCAGGCATCAAGGTTGCCCTCGCCACGGCCACGGCCGCTCCCCCGGCCTGGCTGGTGCGGAAGCATCCGGAAGTGCTGCCGGTAACGGCGGAGGGCACCGTCCTGGAACGCGGCTCCCGGCGGCACTACTCGCCGTCGTCCGCTGTTTACCGCCGGTATGCCACCGGCATTACCCGAAAATTGGCTGAACGGTACAGGGACCATCCGGCGCTGGCGCTGTGGCACGTGGACAACGAGCTCGGCTGCCACGTGTCAGAGTTTTACGGCGAGGAGGACGCCGCGGCGTTCCGGCGCTGGCTGGAGCGGCGCTACGGCAGCATCGAGGCGCTGAACGAGGCCTGGGGAACGGCCTTCTGGTCGCAGCACTATGCCTCGTTCGAGGAGATCATCCCGCCGCGGGCGGCCCCCACCACCCTCAATCCGACGCAGCGGCTGGACTTCCAGCGGTTCAGTTCCTGGGTGCTGATGGACTACTACCGGAGCCTGCTGGCGGTGATCCGGGAGGTGACTCCCGACGTTCCGGCCACCACCAACCTCATGGTTTCCAGCGCCACCAAGTCCATGGACTACTTCGACTGGGCGAAGGACCTGGACGTGGTGGCCAACGACCACTACCTGGTGGCCGCGGACCCGGAGCGGGAGATCGAACTGGCGTTCAGCGCGGACCTCACGCGCGGTGTCGCGGGCAACAGGCCTTGGATCCTGATGGAACACTCGACGTCGGCCGTGAACTGGCAGCCACGCAACCAGCCGAAGATGCCCGGGGAACTGCTGCGGAACTCCCTGGCGCACGTGGCCCGCGGCGCCGATGCCGTCATGTTTTTCCAGTGGCGGCAGAGCGTTGCCGGGGCCGAGAAATTCCATTCGGCGATGGTGCCGCACGGCGGCCGCGGCACCCGGGTGTGGCGCGAGGTGGTGGCCCTCGGCGAAGCCCTGAAGCGGCTCGGCCCGGTCAAGGGCTCCACGGTGGAATCCCGGGTGGCCATCGTGTTCGACTACGAGGCATGGTGGGCCAGCGAACTGGACTCGCACCCGAGCGAGGATGTGAAGTACCTCGACCTGCTCCGCGCGTTCCACCGCTCGCTGTTCCGGCGCGGCGTGGGCGTGGATTTCGTCCATCCCGCCGCAGACCTAGGGGGCTATGACCTGGTCCTGGTGTGCACCCTCTACTGCGTCACCGACGCCGCCGCGGCCAACATCGCCCGCGCCGCCGAGGCAGGCGCCACGGTGCTGGTCAGCTACTTCAGCGGCATCGTGGACGAACGGGACCACATCCGGCTGGGCGGCTACCCGGGCGCCTTCCGGGAACTGCTGGGAATCCGGACCGAGGAGTTCCATCCGCTGCTCGAAGGCGGGCGGGTGACTCTGAGCGACGGCACCGTTGGCCGGATCTGGAGCGAGCACGTCCACGCGGAAAGCGCGGAACCCCTGGCCACCTTCACCAGTTACCCGCTCGACGGAATCCCGGCGCTGACCCGGAGGACCGCGGGCGGCGGCGCGGCCTGGTACCTGGCCACGCTCCCCGACCGTGACGGCATCGAACGCCTGCTGGACAGGCTCCTGGCCGAAGCGGGAGTGGCGGCCTCTGCGGAGGCCGCTGCCGGCGTCGAACTTACCCGGCGGGTCACGGCGGACGGGCGCCGCTTCCTCTTCGCCATCAACCACGGCCGGGAGGATGCGGCGGTGAAGGCCGACGGCGAGGAACTGTTGGGCGGCGGGCGTTTCGGCGGGAGTGTTCCCGGCGGAGGGGTGGCCGTGATCGCCGAGGACTGA
- a CDS encoding Poxvirus protein I5: MAAETESVPVIRFALFSETMLAGVIVLAFSVPLVTVPAAYAAGTAHLGRHLAGRDDSVPGLWSTFRAALPGSLKLGLTTAAVAAVVIINLLLTAAGQLPGRAVVLPATLLLAAAATVLLLRTASRWQPGHWAEALAAARKESVADWSGSLLLVAALGLTAVFVWMLPALVVVVPGCLVLAAAAVRLRAEASQLT; this comes from the coding sequence ATGGCCGCCGAAACCGAAAGTGTCCCCGTCATCCGGTTCGCGCTCTTCTCCGAGACGATGCTGGCCGGCGTCATCGTGCTTGCATTCTCCGTTCCCCTGGTCACCGTGCCGGCCGCGTATGCGGCCGGCACCGCCCACCTGGGGCGGCACCTCGCCGGGCGGGACGACTCCGTCCCGGGCCTCTGGAGCACGTTCCGGGCCGCCTTGCCCGGGAGCCTAAAACTCGGGCTTACGACGGCGGCCGTTGCCGCCGTCGTCATCATCAACCTGCTGCTCACGGCAGCAGGGCAGCTGCCGGGGCGGGCCGTTGTCCTGCCGGCGACGCTGCTCCTGGCCGCGGCGGCCACGGTGCTGCTGCTGAGGACGGCGTCCCGGTGGCAACCCGGTCATTGGGCGGAAGCACTGGCAGCAGCCCGGAAGGAGTCCGTGGCGGACTGGTCCGGTTCGTTGCTCCTGGTGGCGGCATTGGGCCTGACGGCCGTCTTCGTATGGATGCTGCCGGCGCTTGTAGTCGTGGTGCCGGGCTGCCTCGTGCTCGCCGCAGCAGCGGTCAGGCTACGCGCAGAGGCCAGTCAGCTGACGTGA